In Helianthus annuus cultivar XRQ/B chromosome 8, HanXRQr2.0-SUNRISE, whole genome shotgun sequence, a single genomic region encodes these proteins:
- the LOC110873778 gene encoding 40S ribosomal protein S12, whose protein sequence is MAGEEAVVPVETPAPALGEPMDIMTALQLVLRKSLAHGGLVRGLHEAAKVIEKHAALLCVLAEDCNQPDYQKLVKALCADHNVSLVTVPAAKTLGEWAGLCKIDSEGKARKVVGCSCLVVKDYGEESEGLHIVQEYVKSH, encoded by the exons ATGGCAGG TGAAGAAGCTGTTGTTCCAGTTGAGACACCCGCACCGGCACTCGGGGAACCAATGGATATCATGACGGCTTTGCAACTTGTGTTAAGAAAGTCACTTGCTCATGGAGGTCTTGTGAGGGGTCTTCATGAGGCTGCAAAAGTGATTGAAAAACATGCTGCTTTACTTTGTGTATTGGCAGAGGACTGTAACCAGCCAGATTATCAAAAACTGGTCAAAGCACTTTGCGCTGACCATAATGTCAGCTTAGTAACAGTTCCTGCTGCAAAGACTCTTGGCGAGTGGGCCGGT TTGTGCAAGATTGATTCTGAAGGCAAGGCACGAAAGGTTGTGGGTTGCTCATGCCTCGTTGTGAAA GACTACGGTGAGGAATCTGAAGGGCTTCACATCGTTCAGGAGTATGTGAAATCTCACTAA
- the LOC110873779 gene encoding stromal cell-derived factor 2-like protein, producing MALCLYGVVLLFLTLGSDYTSSTVYAASSEGVEITYGSVIKLMHEKTKFRLHSHDVPYGSGSGQQSVTGFPEVNDANSYWIVRPETQTSYKPGDNIKTGTIIRLQHMKTRRWLHSHLHASPISGNLEVSCFGDDGNSDTGDYWRIEIEGSEKIWRQDQRIRLRHVDTNGYLHSHNKKYNRIAGGQQEVCGVREKKPDNIWLAAEGIYLPTSETKASM from the exons ATGGCGTTGTGTCTATACGGTGTCGTTTTGTTGTTTCTAACTCTAGGATCGGATTATACTTCATCTACTGTTTATGCTGCCAGTTCCGAAGGCGTTGAG ATTACTTATGGATCAGTGATCAAGTTGATGCATGAAAAGACAAAGTTCCGACTACACTCGCATGATGTGCCATATGGATCCGGCAGTGGGCAGCAGTCTGTTACTGGTTTTCCTGAAGTAAACGATGCCAATAGCTACTGG ATTGTTAGACCTGAGACCCAGACATCCTACAAACCTGGAGACAACATAAAAACCGGAACCATCATTCGGTTGCAACACATGAAAACCAGAAGATGGCTCCATAGCCACTTGCATGCTTCACCAATATCAGGAAACCTTGAG GTGAGTTGCTTTGGAGATGATGGTAATTCAGATACCGGAGATTATTGGAG AATTGAAATTGAGGGAAGCGAGAAAATATGGAGACAAGATCAAAGAATAAGGCTTCGTCATGTCGACACAAATGGATATTTACACAGTCATAATAAGAAGTATAACCGCATTGCTGGCGGTCAACAAGAG GTTTGCGGTGTAAGGGAGAAAAAGCCCGATAACATTTGGTTGGCAGCAGAAGGTATATACCTTCCAACAAGCGAAACCAAAGCATCTATGTAG